The Methylomagnum ishizawai genome has a window encoding:
- a CDS encoding GNAT family N-acetyltransferase, with translation MKTRVVRRLAEVDAAAWNALTGGTYPFLRHEFLSALEECGCLGQRVGWMPRHLLFEDGAGRLVAACPMYLKSNSFGEFVFDWAWANAYERSGLDYYPKLVVAAPFTPATGPRLLIAPEYRSEALAAAIMEAAIAEAGRAGVSSLHWLFATDAPLLESPSFMRRLGCQFHWENRDYRDFGDFLAGFTAKRRKEVQRERRLVREAGVAVERIAGDAVEPGLWRSVHELYCATFAKHGNYPALTEAFFREVAATLGGQVMLVLARRGGDIVGAAYFLVGAECLYGRYWGCWEEVPGLHFEACYYQGIEYCIENRLKRFEPGAQGEHKISRGFLPTPTWSAHWIAHPGFKEPIARFLEREEQGMREYMAELGERSPFKG, from the coding sequence ATGAAAACGCGGGTCGTGCGGCGCTTGGCCGAGGTCGATGCCGCCGCTTGGAACGCGCTGACCGGGGGAACTTATCCGTTCCTGCGCCACGAGTTCCTGTCGGCCTTGGAGGAATGCGGTTGCTTGGGTCAGCGGGTCGGGTGGATGCCGCGGCATTTACTGTTCGAGGATGGGGCGGGGCGTTTGGTCGCCGCTTGTCCGATGTATCTCAAGTCCAATTCCTTCGGGGAGTTCGTGTTCGATTGGGCCTGGGCCAATGCCTATGAGCGATCCGGCCTCGACTATTACCCCAAGTTGGTGGTGGCCGCGCCGTTCACGCCCGCCACCGGGCCACGGCTGTTGATCGCCCCGGAATATCGCTCGGAAGCGCTGGCGGCGGCAATCATGGAAGCGGCCATCGCGGAGGCCGGGCGGGCCGGGGTGTCGTCGCTGCATTGGCTGTTCGCCACCGACGCCCCTTTGCTGGAATCGCCGAGCTTTATGCGGCGGCTGGGCTGCCAATTCCATTGGGAAAACCGGGATTACCGGGATTTCGGCGATTTCCTGGCGGGGTTCACCGCCAAACGGCGCAAGGAGGTCCAGCGCGAGCGGCGCTTGGTGCGGGAGGCGGGCGTGGCTGTGGAGCGGATCGCCGGCGATGCCGTGGAACCCGGATTGTGGCGCAGCGTCCACGAGCTATATTGCGCGACTTTCGCCAAACACGGCAATTATCCGGCGCTGACCGAGGCGTTCTTCCGCGAGGTCGCCGCCACCCTGGGCGGGCAGGTGATGCTGGTGCTGGCGCGGCGGGGCGGGGACATCGTCGGCGCGGCTTATTTCCTGGTTGGGGCCGAGTGTTTGTATGGCCGCTATTGGGGCTGTTGGGAGGAGGTGCCCGGCCTCCATTTCGAGGCGTGCTATTACCAGGGCATCGAGTATTGCATCGAGAACCGCCTGAAACGGTTCGAGCCGGGTGCCCAGGGCGAACACAAGATCAGCCGGGGTTTCTTGCCGACGCCGACCTGGTCGGCGCATTGGATCGCGCATCCGGGGTTTAAGGAGCCTATCGCCCGGTTTTTGGAGCGGGAGGAGCAGGGGATGCGGGAATATATGGCGGAGCTTGGGGAGCGGTCGCCGTTCAAAGGATAA
- a CDS encoding EAL and HDOD domain-containing protein, producing the protein MFDGMVGRLPVFDRGLEIFGYELRFCGREALRGGGGGVAGPETLREASHCLPLDDLVGGSRALVRVPSEGLAACAEWGWPKERVVLAVPGAVAREAGLGAVAGRLADLGYAIALCDPAGDPGWLRREAAYVSLCLFDADRLPAGAAGWPGGHGLDLRCLVAGVGTRDQFERCVKLGFHYFQGAFVERPGRLRGPDIPGNRLALLELLATLQNPDISIAEAETLIGRDMVLSYKLLRLINSAFFGLGKPVESIRRAVLVFGLGRVKNWASVILMNSVDYQPRELLAMATLRARTCESLAQHLKRPDPEHYYLAGLFSLLDAVMDLPREQILSSLNLPAPVDAALLEGAGPVGEALRLVLAFERADPAPLVAAGLADVVPAHLYLDAIRWSRGLGAALAPA; encoded by the coding sequence ATGTTCGATGGCATGGTGGGGCGTTTACCGGTTTTCGACCGGGGTTTGGAGATATTCGGCTATGAACTGAGGTTTTGCGGCCGGGAAGCCCTGCGCGGGGGCGGTGGCGGCGTGGCCGGGCCGGAGACCCTGCGCGAGGCCAGCCATTGCCTGCCCCTGGACGATTTGGTCGGCGGGAGCCGGGCCTTGGTCCGGGTGCCGTCCGAGGGCTTGGCCGCTTGCGCCGAATGGGGCTGGCCCAAGGAACGGGTCGTCCTCGCCGTGCCGGGCGCGGTGGCGCGGGAGGCCGGACTGGGCGCGGTGGCCGGGCGCTTGGCGGATTTGGGCTACGCCATCGCCTTGTGCGATCCCGCCGGCGATCCTGGCTGGCTGCGCCGGGAAGCCGCCTATGTTTCCCTCTGCCTGTTCGATGCGGACCGGCTCCCCGCCGGGGCGGCCGGATGGCCGGGCGGGCATGGCTTGGATCTGCGGTGCTTGGTCGCCGGGGTCGGCACCCGCGACCAATTCGAGCGCTGCGTCAAATTGGGATTTCATTATTTCCAGGGGGCGTTCGTCGAGCGTCCGGGGCGGCTGCGCGGCCCCGACATACCGGGCAACCGGCTGGCCTTGCTGGAATTGCTCGCCACGCTGCAAAACCCCGATATTTCCATCGCCGAGGCCGAAACCCTGATCGGCCGCGATATGGTGCTGAGCTACAAGCTGCTGCGCTTGATCAATTCGGCCTTCTTCGGGCTGGGGAAGCCGGTGGAGTCGATCCGCCGGGCGGTGTTGGTGTTCGGGCTGGGCCGGGTGAAGAACTGGGCCTCGGTGATCCTGATGAACTCGGTGGACTACCAACCCCGCGAATTGCTGGCGATGGCGACCTTGCGGGCGCGCACCTGCGAATCCTTGGCCCAACACCTCAAGCGCCCCGATCCCGAACATTATTACCTCGCGGGCCTGTTTTCCCTGTTGGACGCCGTCATGGACCTGCCCAGGGAGCAAATCCTGTCCTCCCTGAACCTGCCCGCCCCGGTCGATGCCGCCTTGCTGGAAGGCGCGGGACCGGTGGGCGAGGCTTTGCGGCTGGTCCTGGCCTTCGAGCGGGCCGATCCGGCCCCGCTGGTCGCGGCGGGCTTGGCGGATGTGGTGCCGGCCCATCTGTACCTGGACGCCATCCGTTGGAGCCGTGGTTTGGGGGCGGCCCTGGCCCCCGCTTAG
- a CDS encoding DEAD/DEAH box helicase — translation MTDETNLSSFDDLGLSPELLQTIQEIGYENPSPIQAACIPHLLEGRDLIGQAQTGTGKTAAFALPVLNRIDIERRAPQALVLAPTRELAIQVAEAFQTYARHLEGFHILPIYGGQGMNLQLRHLARGVHVVVGTPGRVMDHLRRGTLNLDSLTTLVLDEADEMLRMGFIEDVEWILEHTPDSRQTALFSATMPPVIRKIADGQLRNPVEVKIKAKTATVESINQQYWLVSGLQKLEALTRILDAEDIDAMIIFVRTKTETVELAEKLEARGYEAAALNGDMSQVLREKVIDRLKKGGLDIVIATDVAARGLDVDRITHVVNYDIPYDTEAYVHRIGRTGRAGRKGTAILFVAPRERRMLRAIEQATRQPIQQMRLPTLQDIADRRIEQFKAQLVEVLDNEDIGFYRELIDQMVTEELGEAADIAAAIAHLMHRERPLAAPDEPEPPVREFRDFDRGDRDRGSDRRPERRDRDDRRRDTEPMRRYTLDVGREHGVTPRDIVGALANEGGIPARRIGQIKLHDTHSTVELPEDLPGDCFARLKKTWVRNQRINLQPEEGGGDRPPRKPLKLKDGDNAPFRPGRRKADVDVHLPKRKPNKPGRDED, via the coding sequence ATGACCGACGAAACCAACCTCTCCTCCTTCGACGACCTCGGCCTTTCCCCGGAACTCCTGCAAACCATCCAGGAAATCGGCTACGAGAACCCCTCCCCCATCCAGGCCGCGTGCATCCCGCACCTTTTGGAAGGCCGCGACCTCATCGGCCAAGCCCAAACCGGCACCGGCAAAACCGCCGCCTTCGCCCTGCCCGTCCTCAACCGCATCGATATCGAGCGCCGCGCCCCGCAAGCCCTGGTGCTGGCCCCGACCCGCGAACTCGCGATCCAGGTCGCCGAGGCGTTCCAGACCTACGCCCGCCACCTCGAAGGTTTCCATATCCTGCCCATCTACGGCGGCCAGGGCATGAACCTGCAATTGCGCCACCTCGCCCGCGGCGTCCATGTCGTGGTCGGCACGCCGGGACGGGTCATGGACCATCTGCGCCGGGGCACCTTGAACCTGGATTCGCTCACCACCCTGGTCCTCGACGAAGCCGACGAGATGCTGCGCATGGGTTTCATCGAGGACGTGGAATGGATCCTCGAACACACCCCGGATAGCCGCCAGACCGCCCTGTTCTCGGCCACCATGCCGCCCGTGATCCGCAAGATCGCCGACGGCCAGTTGCGGAACCCGGTCGAGGTCAAGATCAAGGCCAAGACCGCCACCGTCGAATCCATCAACCAGCAATATTGGCTGGTGTCGGGCCTGCAAAAGCTGGAAGCCCTGACCCGTATCCTCGACGCCGAGGATATCGACGCCATGATCATCTTCGTCCGCACCAAGACCGAGACCGTGGAACTGGCCGAGAAGCTGGAAGCCCGCGGCTACGAGGCGGCGGCGCTGAACGGCGACATGAGCCAGGTCCTGCGCGAGAAGGTCATCGACCGCCTGAAGAAGGGCGGGCTGGATATCGTCATCGCCACCGACGTCGCGGCCCGTGGCCTGGACGTGGACCGCATCACCCATGTGGTCAACTACGACATCCCCTACGACACCGAAGCCTATGTCCACCGCATCGGCCGCACGGGCCGGGCCGGGCGCAAGGGCACGGCGATCCTGTTCGTCGCCCCGCGGGAACGCCGGATGTTGCGGGCCATCGAGCAAGCCACCCGCCAGCCGATCCAGCAGATGCGCCTGCCGACCTTGCAGGACATCGCCGACCGCCGTATCGAGCAATTCAAGGCGCAATTGGTCGAGGTGCTGGACAACGAGGACATCGGTTTCTACCGCGAATTGATCGACCAGATGGTGACGGAGGAACTGGGCGAAGCCGCCGATATCGCCGCCGCCATCGCCCATCTCATGCACAGGGAACGCCCCCTGGCCGCGCCGGACGAGCCGGAGCCGCCGGTACGCGAATTCCGCGATTTCGACCGGGGCGACCGCGACCGGGGTTCCGACCGCCGCCCGGAACGGCGCGACCGCGACGACCGCCGCCGCGATACCGAACCCATGCGCCGCTATACCCTCGACGTGGGCCGCGAGCATGGCGTCACCCCCAGGGACATCGTCGGGGCGCTGGCCAACGAGGGCGGCATCCCGGCCCGGCGCATCGGCCAGATCAAGCTGCACGACACCCACAGCACGGTGGAACTGCCGGAAGACCTGCCCGGCGATTGCTTCGCCCGCCTGAAAAAAACCTGGGTCCGCAACCAGCGCATCAACCTGCAACCGGAAGAAGGCGGTGGCGACCGTCCGCCGCGCAAGCCGCTGAAGCTCAAGGACGGCGACAACGCGCCCTTCCGCCCGGGCCGGAGGAAAGCCGACGTGGATGTGCATCTCCCCAAACGCAAGCCCAATAAACCGGGCCGCGACGAGGACTGA
- a CDS encoding 2-oxoglutarate dehydrogenase E1 component: MNTLKYLFEESSACAEDNVGFLEDLYERFQRDPESVDPSWREKFKSIQEPVRLHPAAQTAAAAPADIEEALRKQAAVDRLIYHYRTRGHQAADNNPLKLAPPPTLPDLDPAHYGLDAADLDRPFYVDIMHGSKKLPLREIIARLKRTYCGAIGSEYMHIVDSEIKQWVRERLETATAWALPDAESKRWLLRMLTAAEGIEKYLHRKYVGQKRFSLEGAESLIPLLDELIQRAGDQGTQEIVIGMAHRGRLNVLINILGKKPGSLFQEFEGTYTSAPPHASAGDVKYHMGFSSDLQTPKGPLHLAMAFNPSHLEIISPVVEGSVRARQDRRDGDGETAVLAVLVHGDAAFAGQGVVMETLNMAETRAYTTGGSIHIVINNQIGFTTSNPFDARSTLYCTDVANMVQAPVFHVNGDDPEAVLFVTQLAVDYRMRFKRDVVIDLICYRRHGHNEADEPAVTQPAMYRFIRQHPPVRRLYAEALIQAGVISREDELGMEEDYQGSLKRDEIVSRPVLPDAASYLKTSWDRYLGAEWSVDYDSTLDLDTARELAGQIARVPEGFALHSRTAAVMDSRRKMAGGEIPMDWGFAETLAYASLLKEGYNVRISGQDVGRGTFFHRHAVLYDQDNGAAHVPLHHLDGPGGQFHIYDSLLSEEGVLGFEYGYASSEPETLVIWEAQFGDFANNAQVVIDQFITSGETKWGRLCALTMLLPHGYEGQGPEHSSARLERYLQLCAEQNVQVCVPSSPAQIFHLLRRQLVRRYRKPLIVMTPKSLLRHKLAISPLEDLTRGHFHNVIGEIDPHDPDKITRVVLCSGKVFYDLLETRRKEHLEHVALIRIEQLYPFPFDYFLEQLSPFNNLRELVWCQEEPENQGAWHQIKHRFLSLLEKDILLGYAGRPMSAAPAVGQFHRHLEQQKKVVEDALFRAVNPQQSVRIVHAHRSHRP; the protein is encoded by the coding sequence ATGAACACGCTCAAATACCTATTCGAAGAGTCCTCCGCCTGCGCCGAGGATAACGTCGGTTTCCTCGAAGACCTGTACGAACGTTTCCAGCGCGACCCCGAATCGGTCGATCCCAGTTGGCGCGAGAAATTCAAGTCCATCCAGGAGCCGGTGCGGCTGCATCCCGCCGCCCAGACCGCTGCGGCGGCGCCCGCCGATATCGAGGAAGCCCTCCGCAAGCAGGCCGCCGTGGACCGGCTCATCTACCATTACCGCACCCGCGGCCACCAGGCGGCGGACAACAATCCGCTCAAGCTCGCCCCGCCCCCCACCCTGCCGGACCTGGACCCGGCCCATTACGGGCTGGACGCCGCCGACCTCGACCGCCCGTTCTACGTCGATATCATGCACGGCTCCAAGAAGCTGCCGCTGCGCGAGATCATCGCCCGGCTCAAGCGCACCTACTGCGGGGCCATCGGCTCCGAATACATGCACATCGTCGATAGCGAGATCAAGCAATGGGTGCGGGAACGGCTGGAAACCGCCACCGCCTGGGCCTTGCCCGACGCCGAATCCAAGCGCTGGCTCTTGAGGATGCTGACCGCCGCCGAGGGCATCGAGAAATACCTGCACCGCAAATACGTGGGCCAGAAGCGCTTCTCGCTGGAAGGGGCGGAAAGCCTGATCCCGCTGCTGGACGAATTGATCCAGCGCGCCGGCGACCAGGGCACGCAGGAAATCGTGATCGGCATGGCCCACCGCGGACGCCTCAACGTCCTCATCAACATCCTGGGCAAGAAACCCGGTTCCCTGTTCCAGGAATTCGAGGGCACCTACACCAGCGCCCCGCCCCATGCCAGCGCGGGCGATGTCAAATACCACATGGGCTTTTCCTCCGACCTGCAAACGCCCAAGGGTCCGCTGCACCTCGCCATGGCCTTCAACCCCTCGCACCTGGAGATCATCAGCCCGGTGGTGGAAGGCTCGGTGCGCGCCCGCCAGGACCGCCGCGACGGCGACGGCGAAACCGCGGTGCTGGCGGTGTTGGTGCATGGCGACGCCGCCTTCGCCGGGCAGGGCGTGGTGATGGAAACCCTCAACATGGCCGAAACCCGCGCCTACACCACCGGCGGCAGCATCCATATCGTCATCAACAACCAGATCGGCTTCACCACCAGCAACCCGTTCGACGCCCGCTCGACGCTGTATTGCACCGACGTGGCCAACATGGTCCAGGCGCCCGTGTTCCATGTGAACGGCGACGACCCGGAAGCCGTGCTGTTCGTGACCCAGTTGGCGGTCGATTACCGCATGAGGTTCAAGCGCGACGTGGTGATTGACCTGATCTGCTACCGCCGCCACGGCCACAACGAGGCCGACGAACCGGCGGTGACGCAGCCCGCCATGTACCGCTTCATCCGCCAGCATCCGCCGGTGCGGCGGCTCTACGCCGAAGCCTTGATCCAGGCGGGCGTCATCAGCCGCGAGGACGAACTGGGCATGGAGGAAGACTACCAAGGTTCGCTCAAGCGCGACGAGATCGTGTCGCGCCCGGTGCTGCCGGACGCCGCCAGCTACCTGAAAACCAGTTGGGACCGCTATCTGGGCGCGGAATGGAGCGTGGACTACGATTCGACCCTGGACCTCGACACCGCCCGCGAGCTGGCCGGACAGATCGCCCGCGTGCCGGAAGGTTTCGCGCTGCATTCCAGGACCGCCGCCGTCATGGACAGCCGCCGCAAGATGGCGGGCGGGGAAATCCCGATGGACTGGGGCTTCGCCGAAACCCTGGCCTACGCCTCCCTGCTCAAGGAGGGCTACAACGTCCGCATCAGCGGCCAGGACGTGGGGCGCGGCACCTTCTTCCACCGCCACGCCGTGCTGTACGACCAGGACAATGGCGCGGCCCACGTCCCGCTGCACCATCTGGACGGGCCGGGCGGCCAGTTCCATATCTACGACTCCCTGTTGTCGGAGGAAGGCGTGTTGGGCTTCGAGTACGGCTACGCCAGCTCCGAACCCGAAACCCTGGTGATCTGGGAAGCCCAGTTCGGCGATTTCGCCAATAACGCCCAGGTCGTCATCGACCAGTTCATCACCTCCGGGGAAACCAAATGGGGCCGCTTGTGCGCCCTGACCATGCTGCTGCCCCACGGCTACGAAGGCCAGGGACCGGAACATTCCTCGGCCCGGCTGGAACGCTACCTGCAACTGTGCGCCGAGCAGAACGTGCAGGTCTGCGTGCCGAGCAGCCCGGCCCAGATTTTCCACCTGCTGCGGCGGCAACTGGTGCGGCGCTACCGCAAGCCCTTGATCGTCATGACCCCGAAAAGCCTGTTACGGCACAAGTTGGCGATCTCGCCGCTGGAAGACCTGACGCGGGGCCATTTCCACAACGTCATCGGCGAGATCGACCCGCACGACCCCGACAAGATCACCCGCGTGGTGCTGTGTTCCGGCAAGGTGTTCTACGACCTGCTGGAAACCCGCCGCAAGGAACATCTGGAACATGTCGCCCTGATCCGCATCGAGCAGCTCTATCCCTTCCCGTTCGATTATTTCCTGGAACAGCTCTCCCCGTTCAACAACCTCAGGGAGCTGGTCTGGTGCCAGGAAGAACCCGAGAACCAGGGTGCTTGGCACCAGATCAAGCACCGTTTCCTATCCCTCCTGGAAAAAGACATCCTCCTCGGCTACGCGGGGCGCCCCATGTCCGCCGCGCCCGCCGTGGGCCAATTCCACCGCCACCTGGAACAGCAGAAGAAAGTCGTGGAAGACGCGCTGTTCCGGGCCGTGAACCCTCAACAATCCGTCAGGATCGTCCATGCGCATAGAAGTCACCGTCCCTAA
- a CDS encoding ATP-binding protein codes for MDALALFLEKAAALVDRLERLVPAAPETVDWNASPAFRWRGAAARQPLQAIPRPHRLALADLLCVDRQKAELDRNTRQFLKGLPANNALLWGAKGTGKSSLVKALLNEYAATGLRVIEVDRQHLVELPDILDLLHPRPEKFILYCDDLSFEADDAGYKALKAILEGSFCAPPPNVLIYATSNRRHLLPEYAEDNQQARWIEGELHQGEAVEEKISLSERFGVWLSFHAFNQDQYLAVVRHWLDRLGTPLEDWETARSEALRYALLRGSRSGRVAWQFAKDWSGRLGLENP; via the coding sequence ATGGACGCGCTGGCCCTTTTCCTGGAAAAGGCCGCGGCGCTGGTGGACCGGCTGGAACGGCTGGTCCCCGCCGCGCCGGAAACCGTGGATTGGAACGCCTCCCCCGCCTTCCGCTGGCGGGGCGCGGCGGCCCGCCAGCCCTTGCAGGCCATCCCCAGGCCGCACCGGCTGGCGCTGGCCGATCTCCTGTGCGTGGACCGGCAGAAAGCCGAACTCGACCGCAACACCCGGCAATTCCTCAAGGGTTTGCCCGCCAACAACGCCCTGTTGTGGGGCGCGAAGGGCACCGGCAAATCCTCGCTCGTCAAGGCATTGCTGAACGAGTACGCCGCCACCGGACTCCGCGTGATCGAGGTGGACCGCCAACATCTGGTGGAACTGCCGGATATCCTGGACCTGCTCCATCCCAGGCCGGAAAAATTCATCCTGTACTGCGACGATCTGTCGTTCGAGGCCGACGACGCCGGCTACAAGGCGCTGAAGGCCATCCTCGAAGGTTCGTTCTGCGCCCCGCCGCCCAATGTGCTGATCTACGCCACCTCGAACCGCCGCCACCTGCTGCCCGAATACGCCGAGGACAACCAACAGGCCCGCTGGATCGAAGGCGAATTACACCAGGGCGAGGCGGTGGAGGAGAAGATTTCGCTGTCGGAGCGCTTCGGGGTGTGGCTATCCTTCCACGCCTTCAACCAGGACCAATATCTGGCCGTGGTGCGCCATTGGCTGGACCGGCTGGGGACGCCGCTGGAGGATTGGGAGACCGCCCGGTCCGAGGCTTTGCGCTACGCCCTGCTCAGGGGTTCGCGCAGCGGGCGGGTGGCTTGGCAGTTCGCCAAGGATTGGAGCGGGCGTTTGGGTTTGGAAAATCCCTAA
- the moaA gene encoding GTP 3',8-cyclase MoaA — protein sequence MTMNANPLIDRYGRRVHYLRVSITDRCDFRCIYCMGEEMEFLPRAQILTLEEIAAVCRAFVALGADKIRITGGEPLVRKGAVDLMRDIGGLPGLRELALTTNGSQLEGCAADLKAAGVGRLNVSLDSLDAGRFRQMTRIGDLARVLRGIDAALEQGFDKVKLNTVVLKGRNHDEVCDLVAYAVAKRMDISFIEEMPLGVVDGHDRAEEYYSSDAIHRDLDKHFSLLPTPENTGGPSRYFRVVGTATRVGFISPHSHNFCGTCNRVRLTAEGRLLLCLGNEHSVDLKRVLRANPGDAAKLRQAIVESMHLKPERHHFDLKAEPVIFRHMNATGG from the coding sequence ATGACCATGAACGCCAATCCCTTGATCGACCGCTATGGTAGGCGGGTCCATTATCTCCGGGTGTCCATCACCGACCGCTGCGATTTCCGCTGTATCTACTGCATGGGCGAGGAGATGGAATTCCTGCCCCGCGCCCAAATCCTGACCCTGGAGGAAATCGCCGCCGTTTGCCGGGCCTTCGTGGCCTTGGGCGCGGACAAGATCAGGATCACCGGCGGCGAGCCTTTGGTGCGCAAGGGCGCGGTGGATTTGATGCGGGATATTGGCGGTTTGCCGGGCCTTAGGGAATTGGCGCTGACCACCAATGGCTCGCAATTGGAGGGCTGCGCCGCCGACCTCAAGGCCGCCGGGGTCGGGCGCCTCAATGTGAGCCTGGATTCGCTGGACGCCGGGCGCTTCCGCCAGATGACCCGGATCGGCGATTTGGCGCGGGTGCTGCGCGGGATCGACGCGGCCTTGGAGCAGGGCTTCGACAAGGTCAAGCTCAACACCGTGGTGTTGAAGGGCCGCAACCACGACGAGGTCTGCGACCTCGTGGCCTATGCCGTCGCCAAGCGGATGGATATCAGCTTCATCGAGGAAATGCCGCTGGGCGTGGTCGATGGCCACGACCGGGCCGAGGAATATTATTCCAGCGACGCCATCCACCGCGACCTCGACAAGCATTTCTCGCTGCTGCCCACGCCCGAGAATACCGGCGGGCCTTCGCGCTATTTCCGGGTGGTCGGCACCGCGACGCGGGTCGGTTTCATTTCGCCCCACAGCCATAATTTCTGCGGTACCTGCAACCGGGTCCGGCTCACCGCCGAGGGGCGCTTGTTGCTGTGCCTGGGGAATGAGCATTCGGTGGACCTCAAGCGGGTGCTGCGGGCCAATCCCGGCGACGCCGCCAAGCTGCGGCAGGCCATCGTCGAGTCCATGCACCTCAAGCCCGAGCGCCATCATTTCGACCTCAAGGCGGAGCCGGTGATTTTCCGCCATATGAACGCGACGGGCGGGTGA
- the ettA gene encoding energy-dependent translational throttle protein EttA → MAQYIYTMNRVGKVVPPKREILRDISLSFFPGAKIGVLGLNGSGKSSLLRIMAGVDQDYNGEARPQPGINIGYLPQEPQLDPAKNVRGNVEEALSHIKDALAQLDAVYAAYAEPDADFDALATEQARLESIIQASDGHNLDRTLEIAADALRLPDWDADVTKLSGGEKRRVALCRLLLSSPDMLLLDEPTNHLDAESVAWLERFLHDFPGTVIAVTHDRYFLDNVAGWILELDRGHGIPWEGNYSSWLDQKEKRLAVEEKQESARQKAMKAELEWVRANPKGRHAKSKARLQRFEELANQETQKRNETKEIYIPPGPRLGDQVVEVEGLRKGFGDRLLIDDLSFRLPPGGIVGIIGPNGAGKTTLFRMIAGTEQPDSGTIRHGETVQIAHVDQTRDHLDPNKTVWEEISDGLDMITVGNYQTPSRAYCGRFNFKGSDQQKRIGDLSGGERNRVHLAKLLKSGGNVLLLDEPTNDLDVETLRALEEALLDFPGCAVVISHDRWFLDRIATHMLAFEGESKVVWFEGNYADYEADRKRRLGDEAENPHRIRYKPLMG, encoded by the coding sequence ATGGCTCAATATATTTATACGATGAACCGGGTGGGCAAGGTCGTCCCGCCCAAACGCGAAATCCTCCGCGACATCTCGCTCTCATTCTTCCCCGGTGCCAAGATCGGCGTGCTGGGACTCAACGGCTCCGGCAAATCCAGCCTATTGCGGATCATGGCCGGGGTCGATCAGGATTACAACGGCGAAGCCCGCCCGCAGCCCGGCATCAACATCGGCTACCTACCGCAAGAGCCACAACTCGACCCCGCCAAGAACGTGCGCGGCAATGTCGAGGAAGCCCTGTCCCACATCAAGGACGCCTTGGCCCAATTGGACGCGGTCTATGCCGCCTACGCCGAACCGGACGCCGATTTCGACGCCCTCGCCACCGAACAGGCCCGGCTGGAAAGCATCATCCAAGCCAGCGACGGCCACAATCTCGACCGCACCCTGGAAATCGCCGCCGACGCCCTCCGGCTCCCCGACTGGGACGCCGATGTCACCAAACTCTCCGGGGGCGAAAAGCGCCGCGTAGCCCTGTGCCGTTTGCTGCTGTCCAGCCCCGACATGCTGCTGCTGGACGAACCCACCAACCACCTCGACGCCGAATCGGTGGCCTGGCTGGAACGCTTCCTCCACGATTTCCCCGGCACCGTGATCGCCGTCACCCACGACCGCTATTTCCTCGACAACGTGGCCGGCTGGATTCTGGAACTCGACCGCGGCCACGGCATCCCCTGGGAAGGCAATTATTCCTCCTGGCTGGACCAGAAGGAAAAGCGCCTCGCCGTCGAGGAAAAACAGGAATCCGCCCGCCAGAAAGCCATGAAGGCCGAATTGGAATGGGTCCGCGCCAACCCCAAAGGCCGCCACGCCAAGAGCAAGGCCCGTTTGCAGCGTTTCGAGGAACTCGCCAACCAGGAAACCCAGAAGCGCAACGAAACCAAGGAAATCTATATCCCGCCGGGGCCGCGGCTCGGGGATCAAGTGGTCGAGGTGGAAGGCTTGCGGAAGGGCTTCGGCGACCGCTTGCTCATCGACGACCTGAGCTTCAGGCTGCCGCCGGGCGGCATCGTCGGCATCATCGGCCCCAATGGTGCCGGTAAAACCACCTTGTTCCGCATGATCGCGGGCACAGAACAGCCGGATAGTGGTACCATCCGCCATGGCGAAACCGTGCAAATCGCCCATGTCGATCAAACCCGCGACCATCTCGACCCCAACAAGACCGTCTGGGAGGAGATTTCCGACGGACTCGACATGATTACCGTCGGCAATTACCAGACGCCCTCCCGCGCCTACTGTGGGCGCTTCAACTTCAAGGGCTCCGACCAGCAAAAGCGCATCGGCGACCTCTCGGGCGGCGAACGCAACCGCGTCCACCTGGCCAAGCTGCTGAAGAGCGGCGGCAACGTCCTGCTTTTGGACGAACCGACCAACGACCTGGACGTGGAAACCCTCCGGGCGCTGGAGGAAGCCCTGCTCGACTTCCCCGGCTGCGCCGTGGTGATCTCGCACGACCGCTGGTTCCTGGACCGCATCGCCACCCACATGTTGGCCTTCGAGGGCGAAAGCAAGGTGGTGTGGTTCGAGGGCAATTACGCCGACTACGAAGCCGACCGCAAGCGCCGCCTAGGCGACGAGGCCGAGAATCCGCACCGCATCCGGTATAAGCCGCTGATGGGTTGA